TATTGGCTTCCCGCAAGCAAGACCGCTTATGGTTTGAGTAACCACGGCCTGAAAAACTGAGGCAGAAATGTCTTCCTTAGCAGCGCCTTCGTTTAAAAGAGGCTGTATATCGGTCTTGGCAAAAACACCGCATCTAGCGGCGATGGGGTATATGTTTTTATGATTTTTTGCTAATTGATTTAATCCACTGGCATTGGTTTTAAGGAGGGTAGCCATTTGGTCTATAAATGCACCGGTACCGCCGGCACAAGTACCATTCATTCTTTGCTCTATGGAGCCTCCAAAATAGGTGATTTTGGCATCTTCGCCCCCTAACTCGATGGCTATATCGGTTTCCGGTATAAAGGTTTCTACTGCCTTTGCCCCTGCAATAACCTCCTGCACAAAGGGAATATTAAGCCATTCTGATACGGATAATCCTCCGGAACCGGTGACACTTATTGTGATTTGTTCATTAGAAAAGCTTTCGAAGGTTTGCGTCAAAATATCAATAATAGTCTGCCTGATGTCTGAAAAATGTCTTTGATAGCGGGAAAATAAAATAGTATTTTCGCTATCTATTGCAACTACTTTAACTGTGGTTGAACCAACATCCAAACCTATATGGAGATTATTAACCATCTTTATCCTCTTTCCTCATACATTAAAAAGCCTTAAACCAAAGGAAGGCTTAAGACCTTTATCTTGAAATAGGAAGATTCCTTTTCAATTTCATAATAGTTAAAAGAAATTGGTTTGTCAAGATTTTTACTTTTTATTCATATCTCTTTCCCTGTTATCCATATATTAATATAAGAGCAAGGATTGTAAAGTTTAATGGTAATAATGTTCTAGTAAGGCTTGACATATAAAAAGGAGGGGTAAAATGGGCATAACCGATTTTTCAGCACTAATACAAAGAGATCGGAAAGAGAGGGAAACTAATAAATTTAAGGGGAGTTTACTAGATTATTTACATATTGTAAAAGAAAATCATAGTATTACTGATTTATCCCATGAAAGACTTTATAAACTTATAGTAGAACCTGGGATGGAAGTAATAAGAACAGAAGAAAGTCCAAGACTTAGGAGGATTTATGGAAAGGATATAATCAAAAAATATAAATTTTTCGAAGAGGATTTTTTTGGTATCGACAATGTCCTAATGAAATTGGTTAGATATTTTCATTCCGCAGCCATGCGGGGTGAAGAATCAAGACAGGTATTATACCTTGTTGGGCCTGTGGGTTCGGGAAAATCCTCTTTAATTGAGGTCCTTAAGAAGTTACTAGAAGCTAGTCCACCCATATATGCTCTGGAAGGGTGTCCCATGAGGGAGGAACCGCTTCACCTAATACCCAAACACCTAAGGGAGCTCTTTGAAAAAGAGCTTAATGTTAAGATTGAAGGGGATTTATGTCCGATTTGTAGATATCGTTTAAAAAATGAATTCGATGGGCATTATGAAAAATTTCCAGTGGTCAGTATTGACTTTTCTATCCGTTCGCGAAAAGGTATAGGGGTTGTACCCCCAGTAGATCCCAATAACCAAGACACCTCAGTTCTCATAGGATCAGTCGATATTTCGAAGATGGATTTATATCCCGAAGATGATCCTAGGGTACTTTCTTTAAATGGAGCCTTTAATGTGGGGAATAGGGGAATAGTAGAATTTATCGAGGTATTCAAAAATGATGTTGAGTATCTTCATACTATGATTACAGCTACCCAAGAAAAATCGATTCCTTCTCCCGGAAAGGGCTCTATGGTTTATTTTGACGGAGTGATTTTGGCCCATTCCAACGAAGCAGAATGGAATAAGTTTAAAGCAGATCATACCAATGAGGCTATCTTAGATAGAATTGTAAAGATAGAAGTACCCTACTGTCTAGAGTTAAATGAAGAAATTAAAATCTATGAAAAAATATTGAAAAAGTCCAGTTTTAAGGCCCACATAGCACCTCATACCATAGAAATAGCTTCTATGTTTGCTATATTAAGCCGCCTTACACCA
The Candidatus Epulonipiscium sp. DNA segment above includes these coding regions:
- a CDS encoding PrkA family serine protein kinase, producing MGITDFSALIQRDRKERETNKFKGSLLDYLHIVKENHSITDLSHERLYKLIVEPGMEVIRTEESPRLRRIYGKDIIKKYKFFEEDFFGIDNVLMKLVRYFHSAAMRGEESRQVLYLVGPVGSGKSSLIEVLKKLLEASPPIYALEGCPMREEPLHLIPKHLRELFEKELNVKIEGDLCPICRYRLKNEFDGHYEKFPVVSIDFSIRSRKGIGVVPPVDPNNQDTSVLIGSVDISKMDLYPEDDPRVLSLNGAFNVGNRGIVEFIEVFKNDVEYLHTMITATQEKSIPSPGKGSMVYFDGVILAHSNEAEWNKFKADHTNEAILDRIVKIEVPYCLELNEEIKIYEKILKKSSFKAHIAPHTIEIASMFAILSRLTPSNKVDSMTKLKIYNGEEIIEKGTTKRVDIMELREEAGREGMTGISTRFIMKTLDNALSDSEYDCINPLSIIEYLIKEVKEMAAPEDLKKKYLGFIQDTIKKEYHIMLEKEVTKAFIHGYREQAQDLFNNYLDHAEAFVNKTKIKDPNTGEELEPDEEFLGSIEQQLGIAHSAAKGFRQDVTAYMFAVLRNGGKIDYTSYEPLKEAIEKKLTASVRELSRIITRSKVRNQEQNKKYNAMVEEMKRNGYCDHCCNVILKYAANNLWKD